From Bacillota bacterium, a single genomic window includes:
- a CDS encoding MerR family transcriptional regulator: MVDERVYSLREIADMLHVPESTLRTWRDQFAEFVPARGSGKTRKYGNLALEVFRRIATYREKGYQTQEIADALNNEFTMTVEIADNSERERERIANAASSMELVAKLTEAWGQVAVALENVADQSVRLAGLEQKVEQVVTETEASDQERRQEIQELRRAVERHDRELVRMARERMSLRKSWWSRVFGGNQHKIAY, translated from the coding sequence ATGGTGGATGAGAGGGTGTATTCACTCAGAGAGATCGCGGACATGCTCCATGTCCCGGAATCAACGCTGCGGACATGGAGGGACCAGTTTGCAGAATTCGTACCGGCGCGTGGCTCCGGCAAGACGCGAAAATATGGCAACCTGGCTCTCGAGGTATTTCGCCGCATCGCAACCTATCGCGAAAAGGGGTATCAAACGCAAGAGATCGCAGATGCCCTGAACAATGAATTCACTATGACCGTTGAGATCGCAGATAACAGCGAGCGCGAACGCGAGCGAATCGCGAATGCCGCCTCGAGCATGGAGCTCGTCGCTAAGCTTACCGAGGCCTGGGGACAGGTGGCTGTGGCCCTTGAAAACGTGGCCGACCAGAGCGTGAGGCTTGCTGGATTGGAGCAAAAGGTTGAACAGGTCGTGACCGAGACCGAGGCCTCGGACCAGGAGCGCAGGCAGGAGATCCAGGAACTCCGGCGGGCGGTGGAAAGGCATGACAGGGAGCTCGTTCGAATGGCGCGAGAGAGGATGAGTCTTCGAAAATCGTGGTGGTCAAGGGTTTTCGGCGGTAACCAGCATAAAATTGCATATTGA
- a CDS encoding DUF362 domain-containing protein, with amino-acid sequence MASNVYFSDMRTRSGRNILDKVSALYDRAGFGELIEKGDFVAIKLHVGEPGNLAYIQPPVVRVIVEKVKAGGGKPFLTDANTLYVGCRSNAVDHAISAIQNGFSFATVGAPFVAADGLHGHSTVKVPINGPRVKEARIGAAIAEADAMIALSHFKGHEASGFGGAIKNVGMGSASRAGKQEQHSSVKPEVDVAKCRMCGRCVRWCPVGAISFEPGHPARIDHSKCIGCAECTISCLDEAIAVNWTDAEINGFQERMAEYAYAVVSTKKGKCGFMNFVMNVSPDCDCAPWNDAPIVPNQGILASTDPVAIDQASVDLVNAAPGMPNTRLGESLNSDDKFGAIHHGVDWHIQLVHGEKLGLGTRQYKLLEVK; translated from the coding sequence TTGGCGAGCAATGTATACTTTTCGGATATGCGCACTCGGAGCGGCAGGAACATCCTGGACAAGGTGAGCGCTTTATATGATCGCGCGGGGTTCGGGGAACTTATTGAAAAGGGGGACTTCGTCGCCATAAAGCTGCATGTCGGCGAGCCCGGCAATTTGGCCTATATCCAGCCTCCTGTCGTTCGCGTGATCGTTGAGAAGGTTAAGGCGGGGGGCGGGAAACCATTCCTCACGGATGCGAACACTCTTTACGTCGGGTGCCGTTCAAACGCCGTCGACCATGCTATATCCGCCATTCAGAACGGCTTCAGCTTCGCCACGGTGGGGGCGCCGTTTGTGGCGGCGGACGGGCTGCACGGGCACAGCACGGTCAAGGTCCCTATAAACGGGCCGAGGGTGAAGGAGGCGCGCATCGGGGCTGCGATCGCTGAGGCAGATGCCATGATAGCCCTGAGCCATTTCAAGGGCCATGAGGCGTCGGGATTCGGCGGGGCGATAAAGAATGTGGGGATGGGCTCTGCGTCCCGCGCCGGCAAGCAGGAGCAACATTCAAGCGTGAAGCCGGAGGTCGATGTGGCGAAGTGCCGGATGTGCGGGCGCTGCGTCAGGTGGTGCCCCGTAGGGGCGATCTCGTTTGAGCCCGGGCATCCTGCGAGGATCGACCACTCGAAGTGCATAGGATGCGCGGAGTGCACCATCAGCTGCCTCGATGAAGCGATAGCGGTGAACTGGACTGATGCCGAGATCAACGGGTTCCAGGAGCGCATGGCCGAATATGCCTACGCGGTGGTGAGCACGAAGAAGGGGAAATGCGGGTTCATGAATTTCGTCATGAACGTCTCGCCTGACTGCGATTGCGCCCCGTGGAACGACGCGCCCATAGTCCCCAACCAGGGCATCCTGGCATCGACCGACCCCGTCGCTATCGACCAGGCGAGCGTTGACCTGGTCAACGCGGCGCCGGGCATGCCAAACACCAGGCTGGGGGAGTCGCTCAACAGCGACGATAAGTTCGGCGCGATCCACCATGGTGTCGACTGGCACATTCAACTGGTTCACGGTGAGAAGCTAGGCCTTGGCACGAGGCAATACAAGCTCCTTGAGGTGAAATGA
- a CDS encoding rhamnulokinase, whose protein sequence is MSSILKVLALDLGAESGRAVLGKFDGEGLSLEEVHRFPNEPVRIPDGLHWDVLRLFHEMKRGLGLAMQKHGKDLAGLGVDTWGVDFGLLGRGDVLLGNPHHYRDHRTDGAAGEVFKILPQDEIFRRTGIQFMQINTIFQLWAMKRSGSPILEMAETLLMLPDLFNFLFTGKKASEFTIATTSELYDPTEGDWSRAILDALGLPGHIFTHIVQPGTVIGPLGPWVAREIGAGGEIPVIAPAGHDTACAVAAVPARQADYVYISSGTWSLVGVEVTRPVINELTMTLNFTNEGGVAGTFRLLKNVTGLWLVQQCRRAWERAGEALTYDQITEMARRARPLASIIDPDCGRFLSPEDMPSEIQRCCEETGQPVPQTRGEIVRCALDSLALKYRWVVERLEDILGRKLPVIHIVGGGTKNTLLCQLAANATGRPVIAGPVEATAIGNSIMQAMALGYIRSIAEAREMVRRSFPLRAYEPVAAERGAWDDAYERFLKLLEACAT, encoded by the coding sequence ATGTCATCGATTCTTAAGGTTTTGGCCCTCGACCTTGGAGCCGAAAGCGGCCGCGCCGTTCTCGGGAAATTCGATGGGGAAGGCCTTTCCCTGGAGGAGGTTCACCGGTTCCCCAATGAGCCCGTTCGAATCCCCGACGGGCTCCACTGGGATGTGCTGAGGTTATTTCATGAGATGAAACGGGGCCTCGGGCTTGCAATGCAGAAACATGGAAAGGACCTTGCAGGCCTAGGAGTCGATACCTGGGGTGTGGATTTCGGCCTGCTGGGCCGCGGCGACGTTCTGCTGGGCAATCCCCATCATTACCGGGACCACCGGACGGATGGGGCGGCGGGTGAGGTATTCAAGATCCTGCCTCAGGATGAGATATTCCGGAGGACAGGGATCCAGTTTATGCAGATAAATACCATTTTCCAGCTCTGGGCCATGAAGAGATCAGGCTCGCCTATCCTGGAGATGGCCGAGACCCTCCTGATGCTGCCCGATCTCTTCAATTTCCTCTTCACGGGAAAGAAAGCCAGCGAATTCACGATCGCGACCACATCGGAGCTTTATGACCCGACTGAGGGCGACTGGTCGCGGGCCATCCTTGACGCACTAGGGCTGCCAGGGCACATATTTACGCATATAGTGCAGCCTGGCACGGTTATAGGGCCCCTGGGGCCGTGGGTGGCCCGGGAGATCGGGGCAGGCGGCGAAATCCCCGTGATCGCCCCCGCCGGGCATGATACGGCGTGCGCTGTGGCGGCGGTGCCGGCGCGGCAGGCTGATTACGTATACATCAGCTCGGGCACATGGTCCCTGGTGGGGGTGGAGGTGACCAGGCCCGTAATCAACGAGCTCACCATGACCTTGAATTTCACCAACGAGGGCGGTGTCGCCGGGACGTTCCGCCTCCTCAAGAATGTCACGGGATTATGGCTGGTCCAGCAGTGCCGCCGCGCCTGGGAGCGGGCCGGCGAGGCCCTGACCTATGATCAGATCACCGAGATGGCGCGCCGGGCCAGGCCGCTGGCATCGATAATAGACCCGGATTGCGGGCGTTTCCTCAGCCCCGAAGATATGCCCTCCGAGATCCAGCGCTGCTGCGAGGAAACGGGGCAACCCGTGCCACAGACAAGGGGCGAGATCGTAAGGTGCGCGCTGGACAGCCTTGCCTTGAAGTACCGCTGGGTGGTGGAGAGGCTCGAGGACATCCTCGGGCGGAAGCTGCCGGTTATTCACATAGTCGGGGGCGGGACGAAGAATACGCTCCTGTGCCAGCTTGCCGCCAATGCCACCGGCCGGCCGGTGATAGCTGGGCCCGTCGAGGCGACGGCGATCGGCAACTCGATCATGCAGGCAATGGCGCTCGGGTATATAAGGTCGATCGCCGAGGCGAGGGAGATGGTGCGCAGGTCCTTCCCTCTCCGCGCCTACGAGCCGGTGGCGGCGGAGCGAGGGGCCTGGGACGATGCCTATGAGCGTTTTCTGAAGCTTCTGGAGGCATGCGCCACCTAA
- a CDS encoding PaaI family thioesterase: MQLQDNGRCFACGSYNPIGLRLEFKKAGSGRVACCFTPRADYQGYAGITHGGIISTVLDEAMAHAIISQGIGAVTASMEVRFKAPVPIGSSTTVEGLVREVKERLIRAEARLTLPDGTVAAEAVARFVRID; the protein is encoded by the coding sequence ATGCAGCTCCAGGATAATGGAAGATGCTTCGCGTGTGGCTCATACAATCCCATCGGCTTGAGATTGGAGTTCAAAAAGGCAGGATCAGGCAGGGTCGCGTGTTGTTTCACGCCCCGGGCGGATTATCAGGGCTATGCGGGCATAACCCACGGTGGTATCATAAGTACCGTGCTGGACGAGGCAATGGCCCATGCCATCATATCGCAGGGTATCGGCGCCGTGACTGCATCGATGGAGGTCCGGTTCAAGGCACCGGTGCCTATCGGCAGTAGCACCACCGTTGAGGGATTGGTTCGTGAAGTAAAGGAGCGCCTGATCCGTGCTGAGGCTCGCCTCACTCTGCCTGACGGCACCGTGGCAGCCGAGGCTGTCGCAAGATTTGTAAGGATAGATTAG